A window from Ureaplasma parvum serovar 3 str. ATCC 27815 encodes these proteins:
- a CDS encoding peptide ABC transporter substrate-binding protein: protein MKKINKKIIFLSIGIVGLIPVAAIIASCARTKTTKEQNKISPYLEDGSNFGLAMDAINTLNYVKFASLRKIVFSLVDGLIKEAPSTNSTIGNLLGISKLFLNQYKNPVDAGFNNMTDAQLEGMRISPSYVDLSSFGINSGALAPTVSEDDPTWVFYNNSNNRIVATKFTTNFGASKWSDGKEVNAQDFIDAIQYILDLNTGSQLRSHLLRFNIKGTNAFNDAQEEYIRKHGVPYKNPFGRAPYILNKQTGQWEEDPNFVPYQNQTFDKNGHPVDDLEIAAIKKAAYEIGLSTGQAYTNISNKELKEALKLPENKDFKFHESKTLTIFNPKYDHKKPDKNTPEKIVINLIENPSFNHRQKLASDDLQTLANSKDLFKFKSLPTSRFDLLMEFETYAPKPSFSVLLTDILGNQALLPVNRRFIETHGGIEKFGSTLENFVWSGPFNIADVVLGPQGYMTLEKNKDYFSANWTISDKIKIYFNSKNEVTSLWFEQGMISSTTVPPSYQLKFWAQSKMRDLMKKQAGAGTVAMQFNLDRQSRYDSYQEYLKNPNKDIPILDPDLRRAIAFAINRENILKLSGWTSSFPVTTWTSFQRIKDSKGRNLEYWFDNKRFDSEYIDTIKDEKTHETRKQNRSFLIQNNDFSDHVAAKNSTFENINRKDTGFDPQVAKFYLDKYKKKHPDKKQVVLKFVYPTEPADIGKAVIAIKDLIDRNLNGYVKLELQALPPNTFVTFANSGKFDISYQNFDKYAGSTYDSALGLFLTPDGIDLKNNKSSGYELNPTGSWTPKNFFDRYKNKAELDYALKRLHISEEDADIIRELVTPTNIKTSEVYNPQHLTNRADLRKLKLKDKAIPMFDVNYSEYDAKIIHDLEHQINKLNQKIKNEPTSSSKSTWEKEANNLQNEIDTMQEREFYLSEEFLNKHDPKRENKPFLLVLQNNVTGQFTTLQIQPVIDKKTNQYVQATKEDYAKYYNKENIDEINFKKRFKYKFSIKKLPIGSYQVINLSYINDLKPLLSKYLRNENNEISDKVNNEIYMTKLETVVDQRKRIIDFFSGNRPGWEDDDSIFRTILNLEKILRDEAAIVPIMEIDTNWTISSLGGMKNNFTYYLQFAYDYRRPPRPGLPTSPQAEGDN, encoded by the coding sequence ATGAAAAAAATAAATAAGAAAATTATATTTTTATCTATTGGAATTGTTGGTTTAATTCCCGTTGCTGCGATTATTGCTTCTTGTGCTAGAACTAAGACCACTAAAGAACAAAATAAAATTAGTCCATATTTAGAAGATGGTAGTAATTTTGGTTTGGCAATGGATGCAATCAACACATTGAATTATGTAAAATTTGCATCGCTTCGTAAAATTGTATTTTCACTAGTAGATGGTTTAATAAAAGAAGCGCCATCAACAAATTCAACAATCGGTAACTTATTAGGAATATCAAAGTTGTTTTTAAATCAATATAAAAATCCAGTTGATGCAGGTTTTAATAATATGACTGATGCACAATTAGAAGGTATGAGAATATCACCATCATATGTTGATTTATCATCTTTTGGAATTAATTCTGGAGCGTTAGCACCAACAGTTAGTGAAGATGATCCAACATGAGTTTTTTATAACAATTCAAATAATCGTATTGTTGCAACAAAATTTACAACTAATTTTGGCGCTTCGAAATGAAGTGATGGTAAAGAAGTTAATGCACAAGATTTCATTGATGCAATTCAGTATATTTTAGACTTAAATACTGGTAGTCAATTACGTTCACACTTATTACGTTTTAACATCAAAGGAACAAACGCTTTTAATGATGCTCAAGAAGAATATATTCGTAAACATGGCGTTCCTTATAAAAACCCTTTTGGTCGTGCTCCATATATTTTAAATAAGCAAACAGGTCAATGAGAAGAAGATCCTAATTTTGTTCCATACCAAAACCAAACTTTTGATAAAAATGGTCACCCTGTTGATGATCTAGAAATTGCGGCAATTAAAAAAGCAGCTTATGAAATTGGATTAAGTACAGGTCAAGCCTATACTAATATTTCAAATAAAGAATTAAAAGAAGCTTTAAAATTACCTGAAAATAAGGATTTCAAATTTCATGAGTCAAAAACTTTAACAATTTTTAATCCTAAATATGATCATAAAAAACCAGATAAAAACACACCTGAAAAAATTGTTATTAATTTAATTGAAAACCCTTCGTTTAATCATCGTCAAAAGTTGGCAAGTGATGATTTACAAACTTTAGCTAATTCAAAAGATTTATTTAAATTTAAATCATTACCAACTTCACGTTTTGATTTACTAATGGAATTTGAGACTTATGCTCCAAAACCTTCATTTAGTGTTTTATTGACTGATATTTTAGGAAACCAAGCTTTACTACCAGTTAATCGTCGTTTTATTGAAACACATGGTGGAATTGAAAAATTCGGTTCTACTCTTGAAAATTTTGTTTGAAGCGGTCCATTTAATATTGCTGATGTTGTTTTAGGACCTCAAGGTTATATGACATTAGAAAAAAATAAAGATTATTTTTCAGCTAATTGAACAATTAGCGATAAGATTAAAATTTATTTTAATTCTAAAAATGAAGTTACATCACTTTGATTTGAACAAGGGATGATTTCATCAACTACTGTTCCACCATCATATCAATTAAAATTCTGAGCGCAAAGTAAAATGCGTGATTTAATGAAAAAACAAGCAGGGGCTGGAACGGTTGCAATGCAATTTAATTTAGATCGTCAATCACGTTATGATAGTTATCAAGAATATTTAAAAAATCCTAATAAGGACATTCCAATCCTAGATCCTGATTTACGACGTGCAATTGCTTTTGCTATTAACAGAGAAAACATATTAAAATTATCTGGTTGAACTTCATCTTTTCCAGTTACAACTTGAACATCATTTCAAAGAATTAAAGATTCAAAAGGGCGTAATTTAGAATATTGATTTGATAATAAACGTTTTGATAGTGAATACATTGATACTATTAAAGATGAAAAAACACATGAAACAAGAAAACAAAACCGTTCTTTTTTAATCCAAAATAATGATTTTAGTGACCACGTTGCTGCTAAAAATTCAACATTTGAAAATATTAACCGAAAAGATACTGGTTTTGATCCACAAGTTGCTAAATTTTATTTAGATAAATATAAGAAAAAACATCCAGATAAAAAACAAGTTGTTTTAAAATTTGTTTATCCTACCGAACCAGCTGATATTGGAAAAGCTGTAATTGCTATTAAAGATTTAATTGACCGTAATCTGAATGGTTATGTAAAATTAGAGTTACAAGCATTACCGCCAAACACATTTGTGACATTTGCAAATAGTGGTAAATTTGATATTTCTTATCAAAACTTTGATAAATATGCTGGTAGTACTTATGACTCAGCATTAGGATTATTTTTAACACCTGATGGAATTGATTTAAAAAATAATAAAAGCTCAGGTTATGAATTAAATCCAACAGGATCTTGAACGCCAAAAAACTTTTTTGATCGTTATAAAAATAAAGCAGAATTAGATTACGCTTTGAAACGTTTACATATTAGTGAAGAAGACGCTGATATTATTCGTGAATTGGTAACGCCAACAAATATTAAAACAAGTGAAGTTTATAATCCACAACACCTAACAAATAGAGCTGATTTACGTAAATTAAAATTAAAAGATAAAGCCATTCCAATGTTTGATGTTAATTATTCTGAATATGACGCTAAGATCATTCATGATTTAGAACACCAAATTAATAAATTAAATCAAAAAATTAAAAATGAGCCTACAAGTAGTTCGAAATCAACGTGAGAAAAAGAAGCTAATAATCTACAGAACGAAATTGATACAATGCAAGAACGTGAATTTTATTTATCAGAAGAGTTCTTAAATAAACACGATCCAAAACGTGAAAATAAACCGTTTTTACTAGTATTGCAAAATAATGTAACAGGTCAATTTACAACGCTACAAATTCAACCAGTTATCGATAAAAAAACAAATCAATATGTTCAAGCTACAAAAGAAGATTATGCAAAATATTATAATAAAGAAAATATTGATGAAATTAATTTCAAAAAACGATTTAAATACAAATTTTCTATTAAAAAATTACCAATTGGATCATATCAAGTAATCAACTTATCTTACATAAATGATTTAAAACCATTATTAAGTAAGTACTTAAGAAATGAGAATAATGAAATATCTGATAAAGTTAATAATGAAATTTATATGACAAAATTAGAAACAGTTGTTGATCAACGTAAAAGAATTATTGATTTCTTTTCAGGGAATCGTCCAGGTTGAGAAGATGATGATAGTATCTTTAGAACAATTTTAAATTTAGAAAAAATTTTACGTGATGAAGCAGCAATTGTGCCTATTATGGAAATTGATACAAACTGAACGATTTCATCACTTGGTGGTATGAAAAATAACTTTACATATTATTTACAATTTGCTTATGATTATCGAAGACCTCCACGTCCTGGTTTACCAACATCACCACAAGCAGAAGGGGATAATTAA
- a CDS encoding PDxFFG protein: MKKRLKLSAKIAIAFASVGAFAGAVVGFMKLYAVSTGGLGRQTLQVNSSFDTTIPNRQVDRALLMDQFGKPVADYDFKAKKGNNTQVTLLIDFGKYKKGQKISYLEFLDNFVNLNNNNLPNLRLEVGPIVFNNNYINSISPDEFIEFTNWFFKNVSWGPDLLTLKEFKLSRGIQQNGNAITLGLHSGTRERTVIEFFPDAFFGSLPIYNINAGPGNAYDSLARQVNKDAMTLEELEEYHQKIPLMISAYNSHSFGGVKLIDVLKNAKNTYLFNADKYFDLTKDPLNFPNLKNLKASDRTLNYLFYAQNEQQAKQKVQAYLNELQFVKGLIPKDKKFNPKIDVKMDEINKIKINEFLEFNASASSPFGGSLDLESIGKSSGNQNYLLIDATIGGQQQKIKYYMFKDEFTTKSSSNDEFIQNDNSILASSLREIITKNFNDYIDQKQNFKNVYDVESTFKNKQFYIYDIDGNGKNPHFYKSKESLLESELVNYDEKKVSLVTITKTKVEGLNKLILTTKDDKDLILESPKNNPKGYNYDSSFDDAFNTLKVAANYFDVFTPRLIKQGSKFVNGKIIKTYTIYVDAYSGLLDKVLNKNRHLLQKINGIHTEVVQDKYGKNTYKVVNGEYEGIYVTDRIPYLSLVAQSDPAFKTTGINYLKYVSTHEYGHHQTLQDMKDISDSNDSVIGGGIDSRSGVSDESYVNGKALQDYLNARSSGITFRKTDVDYNPTKDGSFFNFSLNNDPKNPVWETQKDIFGSVNADDPKAFFYNKKRRFLQKYDELFEAAKLRNVKPYDLFIMNSFDHESATVNPSFGPDIKDPSRLKAEYYFYNDQNSQEQKNDNFKFGSVIEKPGLSKYDGILKDGMGTPIKFSKDGRAIVYKLHKKKHPYKKDDIEILIKTKNNTPVIDLSTCLKSDGTINTRKLNEKVREIQDSINSLIVKNYYNGGWDENGNFDTSMFNLKTYFDHPMFTSNEKRKWAERITDAMFKYPDFNISKSLKLDEKANASSVPYYKKVLSQIIGEDITNKTFDQFKYALLTLQYNASKIWDNKSKEEVSKLDPELIEIKKYYDKQFDRFGVKNVNVVAQTTLFNYFDAGIEGNNGYKYFVKPKEKELYQNILRTKTKESVESIIGIRPSYLTQNKITSYEQLFNKSMINLNEFGTIKLIVDRGDGKDNKHLKKLDELTEKEIYPLMILTPAEAQAINFDYLKSNNGSFTPLTLENNGSKFYTIKFKDIPSLIEFMSVDPAKYTIVENALSSSHENVRKWDYEYLKERYDVDKFFNEVIKKQEAYKNLTLEEFKQNLTGLLFDGFTESNDIFKFYKSKDFNPSELDKYKQVFDGKLGLYGFRSFGNKYERPGSPYGEPLDTYNFAGNPQNVWKAKPNQKNVRTVDSIIKGIQLEIERKHRENNTLNFGQLLQYAFGFTIYTDIPGGSKDIYGWLGSFFGISQSSEIPNADGTVVSSDYVTLNKKRVQEKLNEIFGDYVFNIAEVLTRDYVQTVFIPSQNELDNLPNYISGLSDFNTGNEYVFSGDNTKQWNERLIPVNNFLSVSNTIALNTLFATNNYEKIQNVLANQALNVYQKNQQLFDDYLTKPQELESNFNKVKESFLSNANFLALTKTHDSDVLNNLNSYSFLTRLSPKSNSYIGKTRLTNNGFFKDRWLRKIIDWEIYDDNREPIKDDHLNILELDNKTKVTDRARAMWLYILRSKGIGDRTLAQIYRNKEKDSILMYGFFKKEYKDKVKKIAIKNKNNGKIEYIDVHTDNTNNLFYLKRQSDINSKWTLEDEGYVSWTSDYAILSNFTNQLIGYDSINAKGSEFEIYFVDKDLKEVMDLSDPKNPKSLMTLGSRKYVAENGKSYTVSPVYARNENTKDKNRTIIRISNQFSV; this comes from the coding sequence ATGAAAAAAAGGTTAAAATTATCAGCTAAAATTGCAATTGCTTTTGCATCAGTTGGTGCATTTGCTGGTGCTGTTGTTGGTTTTATGAAATTATATGCTGTTTCTACTGGTGGACTTGGACGTCAAACATTACAAGTTAACAGTAGTTTTGATACGACAATTCCTAATCGTCAAGTAGATCGTGCTTTATTAATGGATCAATTTGGCAAACCAGTTGCTGATTATGATTTTAAAGCAAAAAAAGGTAATAATACACAAGTAACATTATTAATTGATTTTGGAAAATATAAAAAAGGTCAGAAAATTTCTTATCTTGAATTTTTAGATAATTTTGTTAATTTAAATAACAACAACTTACCAAATTTAAGATTAGAAGTGGGCCCAATTGTTTTCAATAACAATTATATCAATAGTATTTCTCCAGACGAATTCATTGAGTTTACTAATTGATTCTTTAAAAATGTTTCTTGAGGACCGGATTTGTTGACTTTGAAAGAATTTAAATTAAGTCGTGGAATTCAACAAAATGGTAACGCAATTACACTAGGGTTACATAGTGGTACAAGAGAAAGAACAGTAATTGAATTCTTCCCAGATGCTTTTTTTGGTTCATTACCAATTTATAATATTAATGCTGGCCCCGGCAATGCTTATGATTCATTAGCACGACAAGTTAATAAAGATGCTATGACATTAGAAGAATTAGAAGAATATCATCAAAAAATTCCTTTAATGATTTCAGCATATAATAGCCATAGTTTTGGTGGTGTTAAATTAATTGATGTCCTAAAAAACGCAAAAAATACTTATTTATTTAATGCTGATAAGTACTTTGATTTAACAAAAGATCCACTAAATTTTCCTAATTTAAAAAATCTTAAAGCAAGTGATCGAACATTAAATTATCTTTTTTATGCTCAAAACGAACAACAAGCAAAACAAAAAGTACAAGCATATTTAAACGAATTACAATTTGTTAAAGGGTTAATTCCAAAAGATAAAAAATTTAATCCTAAAATCGACGTTAAAATGGATGAAATTAATAAAATTAAAATTAATGAATTTTTGGAATTTAATGCTAGTGCTTCATCTCCTTTTGGTGGTTCGCTTGATCTTGAATCAATTGGTAAATCAAGTGGTAATCAAAATTATTTACTAATTGATGCAACCATTGGTGGCCAACAACAAAAAATTAAATACTACATGTTTAAGGATGAATTCACTACTAAATCAAGTTCAAATGATGAATTTATTCAAAATGATAATAGTATTTTAGCATCAAGTTTACGTGAAATAATTACTAAAAATTTTAATGATTATATTGATCAAAAACAAAATTTTAAAAATGTTTATGATGTTGAATCTACATTTAAAAATAAACAATTTTATATTTATGATATTGATGGTAATGGTAAAAATCCCCATTTTTATAAATCAAAAGAATCATTATTAGAATCTGAATTAGTTAACTATGATGAGAAAAAAGTTTCATTGGTAACTATTACTAAAACAAAAGTCGAAGGTTTAAATAAACTAATTTTAACAACAAAAGATGATAAAGATTTAATTTTAGAATCACCTAAAAATAATCCAAAAGGTTATAATTATGATTCAAGTTTTGATGATGCTTTCAACACTCTTAAAGTTGCGGCTAATTATTTTGATGTTTTTACACCTCGTTTGATTAAACAAGGAAGTAAATTTGTTAACGGCAAAATTATTAAAACTTATACTATTTATGTTGATGCATATAGCGGTTTATTAGATAAGGTTTTAAATAAAAATCGTCATTTATTACAAAAAATTAATGGTATTCATACAGAAGTTGTTCAAGATAAATATGGTAAAAATACATATAAAGTTGTTAATGGTGAATACGAAGGTATTTATGTAACTGATCGAATTCCTTATTTATCATTAGTTGCTCAATCTGATCCTGCATTTAAAACAACAGGTATTAACTATTTAAAATATGTAAGTACACACGAATATGGACATCACCAAACATTACAAGACATGAAAGATATTAGTGATAGTAATGATTCAGTTATTGGTGGAGGAATTGATTCTAGATCGGGAGTTAGTGATGAATCATATGTAAATGGTAAGGCATTACAAGATTATTTAAATGCACGTTCTAGCGGAATTACCTTTAGAAAAACTGATGTTGATTATAATCCAACAAAAGATGGGTCATTCTTTAATTTTTCATTAAATAACGATCCTAAAAATCCAGTTTGAGAAACACAAAAAGATATTTTTGGTTCCGTTAATGCTGATGATCCTAAAGCCTTTTTCTATAATAAAAAACGTCGTTTTTTACAAAAATACGATGAATTATTTGAGGCGGCAAAATTACGTAATGTTAAACCATATGATTTATTTATTATGAATTCATTTGATCATGAATCTGCAACTGTTAACCCATCATTTGGCCCTGACATTAAAGATCCAAGTCGTTTAAAAGCTGAATATTATTTTTATAATGATCAAAATAGTCAAGAACAAAAAAATGATAATTTTAAATTTGGTAGTGTTATTGAAAAACCAGGACTTTCAAAATATGATGGTATTTTAAAAGATGGTATGGGAACACCAATTAAATTTAGTAAAGATGGTAGAGCAATTGTTTATAAACTTCACAAGAAAAAACATCCATACAAAAAAGATGATATTGAAATTTTAATTAAAACCAAAAACAATACACCAGTAATTGATTTATCAACTTGTTTAAAATCAGATGGGACAATTAACACAAGAAAACTTAATGAAAAAGTGAGAGAGATACAAGATTCAATTAATAGCCTAATCGTTAAAAATTACTATAATGGTGGTTGAGATGAAAACGGTAATTTTGATACATCAATGTTTAATTTAAAAACATATTTTGATCACCCAATGTTTACTTCAAATGAAAAACGAAAATGAGCTGAACGAATTACTGATGCGATGTTTAAATACCCTGATTTTAACATTAGCAAATCTTTAAAATTAGATGAAAAAGCGAATGCATCATCTGTTCCATATTATAAAAAAGTTCTTTCGCAAATTATTGGCGAAGATATTACAAATAAAACCTTTGACCAATTTAAATATGCTTTATTAACTTTACAATACAATGCATCAAAAATTTGAGATAATAAATCTAAAGAAGAAGTCAGCAAACTTGATCCAGAATTAATAGAAATTAAAAAATATTATGACAAACAGTTTGATCGTTTCGGTGTTAAAAATGTTAATGTAGTTGCTCAAACAACATTATTTAATTATTTTGACGCTGGAATTGAAGGTAATAATGGTTATAAATATTTTGTTAAACCAAAAGAAAAAGAACTATATCAAAATATTTTAAGAACAAAAACAAAAGAATCAGTTGAATCAATTATTGGTATCCGTCCTAGCTATCTTACACAAAATAAAATTACTTCATATGAACAATTATTTAATAAAAGCATGATAAATTTAAATGAATTTGGAACTATTAAGTTGATTGTTGATAGAGGTGATGGAAAAGATAATAAACATTTAAAAAAGCTTGACGAATTAACAGAAAAAGAAATTTACCCATTAATGATTTTAACGCCTGCTGAAGCACAAGCAATTAATTTTGATTATCTAAAATCAAATAATGGATCATTCACTCCTCTTACACTTGAAAATAATGGATCAAAATTCTACACAATTAAATTTAAAGATATTCCTTCTTTAATTGAATTTATGTCTGTGGATCCAGCTAAATATACAATTGTGGAAAATGCTTTAAGCTCAAGTCATGAAAATGTTCGTAAATGAGATTATGAATATTTAAAAGAACGTTATGATGTTGATAAATTTTTCAATGAAGTAATAAAAAAACAAGAAGCATATAAAAATCTAACACTAGAAGAGTTTAAACAAAATCTGACAGGTTTATTATTTGATGGATTTACAGAATCTAATGATATTTTTAAATTTTATAAATCAAAAGATTTTAACCCATCTGAATTAGATAAATACAAACAAGTGTTTGATGGCAAACTAGGTTTATATGGATTTAGAAGTTTTGGTAATAAATATGAAAGACCAGGCTCACCATATGGAGAGCCACTTGATACATATAATTTTGCTGGTAATCCACAGAATGTTTGAAAAGCAAAACCAAACCAAAAAAATGTACGTACTGTTGATTCAATTATTAAAGGAATTCAACTTGAAATTGAACGAAAACACCGTGAGAATAACACTTTAAACTTTGGTCAATTATTACAATATGCTTTTGGATTTACAATTTATACTGATATACCTGGTGGTTCAAAAGATATTTATGGTTGATTAGGATCATTTTTTGGGATTTCTCAATCGTCTGAAATTCCAAATGCTGATGGAACTGTTGTTTCATCAGATTATGTAACATTAAATAAAAAACGTGTTCAAGAAAAATTAAACGAAATTTTTGGGGATTATGTATTTAATATTGCTGAGGTATTAACACGTGATTATGTACAAACTGTATTTATTCCTTCACAAAATGAGTTAGATAACCTACCAAATTATATTTCAGGTTTAAGTGATTTTAATACAGGGAATGAATATGTCTTTAGTGGTGATAATACAAAACAATGAAACGAGCGTTTAATTCCAGTAAATAATTTCTTAAGTGTATCAAATACAATCGCATTAAATACCTTATTTGCAACAAATAATTACGAAAAAATTCAAAATGTTTTAGCAAATCAGGCTTTAAATGTTTATCAAAAAAATCAACAGTTATTTGATGATTATCTAACAAAACCACAAGAATTAGAAAGTAATTTTAATAAAGTTAAGGAAAGCTTTTTATCTAATGCTAACTTTTTAGCATTGACAAAAACTCATGATAGTGATGTTTTAAATAATTTGAATTCATATTCTTTTCTAACACGTTTAAGTCCTAAATCTAATTCATATATCGGTAAAACAAGATTAACAAATAATGGTTTTTTCAAAGACCGTTGATTAAGAAAAATTATTGATTGAGAGATTTATGATGACAATCGTGAACCAATTAAAGATGATCATTTAAATATTTTGGAATTAGATAATAAAACAAAAGTAACAGATCGTGCTCGAGCAATGTGACTATATATATTAAGATCAAAAGGTATTGGTGATCGAACATTAGCTCAAATTTATCGAAATAAAGAAAAAGATTCTATTTTAATGTATGGTTTCTTTAAAAAAGAATATAAGGATAAAGTTAAAAAAATTGCAATAAAAAATAAAAATAATGGCAAAATAGAATATATCGATGTTCACACAGATAATACAAATAATTTATTTTATCTAAAACGTCAATCAGACATTAATTCTAAATGAACATTAGAAGATGAAGGTTATGTTTCATGAACAAGTGATTATGCAATTTTATCTAATTTCACTAACCAATTAATTGGTTATGATTCAATTAATGCCAAAGGAAGTGAATTTGAAATATATTTTGTGGATAAAGATCTAAAAGAAGTTATGGATTTAAGTGATCCAAAAAACCCAAAAAGTTTAATGACTTTAGGTTCACGCAAATATGTTGCTGAAAACGGTAAATCATATACTGTTTCACCAGTTTATGCAAGAAACGAAAATACAAAAGATAAAAATCGTACAATTATTAGAATTTCAAACCAATTCTCAGTTTAG
- a CDS encoding ABC transporter ATP-binding protein yields MSDTNQKKAFFNHKKRFCLPDKITIRPVTEGLIERLNANPEKKRLVQVRHLDVTYGHGFKKFRAVKDISFNIYQGEVLGLVGESGSGKSTTGSALIGLARHSFGDIIIDGIKLPKQGEKVTKELTDFMVNNVQMIFQDPSNSLNPYVNIETVVSEGLNNIKDLKKSFLRLIYKDYLRGLKKELKAKNFLNNEQVQIFLEKAQDLKFDYLNETAQQELIQLFNELELNHLSLDNNDEKLQKAFNDINTWKSKTRTDITRHLILDVLKSVGLDETVLRRYPLEFSGGQQQRIGISRAVALRPKLLIADEPISALDVSIQAQVVNIFKELKTKYDLTILFIAHDLRMVEYISDRIAVMNKGVLLEIGPTKEIVNNFLHPYTRSLMEAVPSIDSEKKSLLGYVYDANMHEYTPTKQPKWIHLGNDHYILGTDEEIANWKAGKY; encoded by the coding sequence ATGAGTGATACAAACCAGAAAAAAGCCTTTTTTAATCACAAAAAACGTTTTTGTTTACCAGACAAAATTACTATTCGCCCAGTTACTGAAGGTTTAATAGAACGATTAAATGCAAATCCTGAAAAAAAGCGTTTAGTACAAGTACGTCACTTAGATGTTACTTATGGTCATGGATTTAAAAAATTTAGAGCGGTTAAAGATATTTCATTTAATATTTATCAAGGTGAAGTTTTAGGATTAGTTGGTGAATCAGGATCTGGTAAATCAACAACCGGATCTGCGTTAATTGGTTTAGCGCGTCATAGTTTTGGGGATATTATTATTGATGGTATTAAATTGCCTAAACAAGGTGAGAAAGTTACTAAAGAACTAACTGATTTTATGGTTAATAATGTGCAGATGATTTTTCAAGATCCATCGAATTCACTTAATCCTTATGTAAATATTGAAACAGTTGTTTCAGAAGGATTAAATAATATTAAAGATTTGAAAAAATCTTTCTTACGTTTAATTTATAAAGATTATTTACGAGGATTAAAAAAAGAACTTAAAGCAAAAAATTTTTTAAATAATGAACAAGTACAAATTTTTTTAGAAAAAGCACAAGATTTAAAGTTTGATTATTTAAATGAAACTGCTCAACAAGAATTAATCCAATTATTCAATGAATTAGAATTAAATCATTTATCATTAGATAATAATGATGAAAAATTACAAAAAGCTTTTAATGATATTAATACTTGAAAATCAAAAACAAGAACAGACATCACGCGCCATTTAATTTTAGATGTTTTAAAATCAGTTGGTTTAGATGAAACCGTTCTTCGCCGTTATCCATTAGAATTTTCAGGTGGTCAACAACAACGAATTGGGATTTCAAGAGCTGTAGCACTTCGTCCGAAGTTATTAATTGCTGATGAACCAATTAGTGCTTTAGACGTTTCAATTCAAGCTCAAGTTGTGAATATTTTTAAAGAATTAAAAACTAAATATGATTTAACAATTTTATTTATTGCTCATGATCTACGAATGGTTGAATATATTTCAGATCGAATTGCAGTTATGAATAAGGGTGTGTTGTTAGAAATTGGTCCAACAAAAGAAATTGTTAATAATTTCTTACATCCATACACACGTTCTCTAATGGAAGCTGTACCTTCAATTGATTCAGAAAAAAAATCACTATTAGGTTATGTATATGATGCTAACATGCATGAATATACACCAACAAAACAACCAAAATGAATTCATTTAGGAAACGATCATTATATTCTTGGGACAGATGAAGAAATTGCTAATTGAAAAGCAGGAAAATATTAG